In Primulina huaijiensis isolate GDHJ02 chromosome 6, ASM1229523v2, whole genome shotgun sequence, a single window of DNA contains:
- the LOC140979429 gene encoding UDP-glycosyltransferase 75C1-like, producing MEMHQQGANATNRRHFLIICFPVQGHINPALQLAKTLAHGGAKVTFTTTGRGLQRVHETLPSLNGLSYVSFYDGLDPESADGFSSFMADLMKAGSENLLKILEKFVEMGQKVDCLVYSFILPWAARVARAVKVPSAFLSIQCATAFSIYHRFFNGHDGIYSVNGGIKDVLETSVSVEIAQLPLFSATDLPTFLLPDDPSNTFMIPLMQEHIQELEIDAEPCVFVNTFEELEEDAIRTFKDKMNLIAVGPLIPSAFTRGDVNGSTEKSYGADLFHKNDDYFQWLDDKDEHSVIYISFGSIVVLKKEQKEEILQGLREIKRPFLWVIRTTDREQEYIQKSLEHEVKNGDGLIVPWCSQMEVLAHKSIGCFVTHCGWNSTLESLFSGVPMICCPHFSDQTTNAKMVEEVWGTGVRARVNGDVVIGRDEFKRCLEMVMGDGERGREIRYHCKKWRGMAMEVVKEGGSTNKNLKCVVDGHYKV from the coding sequence ATGGAAATGCATCAACAAGGAGCCAACGCCACCAATCGCCGCCACTTCCTGATCATCTGCTTCCCCGTCCAAGGACACATCAATCCGGCTCTTCAACTAGCCAAAACTCTAGCACATGGCGGAGCTAAGGTCACATTCACCACCACCGGCCGCGGGCTGCAACGTGTTCATGAAACACTCCCCTCACTCAATGGTTTGTCTTATGTCTCTTTCTACGACGGCCTCGACCCTGAATCGGCCGATGGTTTTTCGTCCTTTATGGCGGATTTGATGAAGGCAGGCTCCGAAAATCTCCTAAAGATCCTTGAGAAGTTTGTAGAAATGGGCCAAAAGGTGGACTGTTTAGTTTACAGCTTTATCCTCCCTTGGGCGGCGAGGGTGGCGCGTGCTGTGAAAGTTCCTTCTGCTTTTCTTTCTATACAATGCGCCACCGCCTTCTCGATTTATCACCGCTTCTTCAACGGCCATGACGGAATTTACAGTGTTAATGGTGGAATTAAAGATGTGCTTGAAACTTCCGTTTCTGTAGAGATTGCACAATTGCCATTGTTTTCAGCCACTGATCTGCCTACTTTCCTACTACCTGATGACCCTTCGAATACTTTTATGATCCCTTTAATGCAAGAACACATACAAGAACTTGAGATTGACGCTGAACCGTGTGTTTTTGTGAATACGTTTGAAGAATTAGAGGAAGATGCAATAAGAACGTTTAAAGACAAGATGAATCTCATCGCGGTTGGCCCATTGATTCCATCGGCTTTCACCCGTGGGGACGTGAACGGCTCGACGGAAAAATCCTATGGTGCCGATTTGTTCCACAAAAATGACGACTACTTCCAATGGCTAGATGACAAAGATGAACATTCTGTGATCTATATCTCATTTGGCAGCATAGTGGTGCTAAAGAAAGAGCAAAAAGAAGAGATCCTGCAAGGACTGAGAGAAATAAAAAGACCCTTTTTGTGGGTCATCAGAACGACAGACAGAGAACAAGAATATATTCAGAAAAGTCTTGAACACGAGGTTAAAAATGGGGATGGCCTCATAGTTCCATGGTGTTCGCAGATGGAGGTTCTAGCACACAAATCCATCGGCTGTTTCGTGACACATTGTGGATGGAATTCGACACTCGAGAGCTTGTTCTCTGGAGTTCCTATGATCTGTTGTCCACATTTTTCGGATCAAACTACGAATGCGAAAATGGTGGAAGAGGTGTGGGGGACAGGGGTGAGAGCCAGGGTCAACGGAGACGTAGTTATTGGGAGAGATGAGTTCAAGAGATGCTTGGAAATGGTGATGGGGGATGGAGAGAGGGGGAGGGAGATCAGATATCATTGTAAGAAATGGAGAGGCATGGCTATGGAGGTTGTCAAAGAGGGTGGTTCTACAAACAAGAACTTGAAATGTGTCGTGGATGGCCACTATAAGGTTTAG
- the LOC140978482 gene encoding receptor-like kinase TMK4, whose protein sequence is MAVHHHLLLLLLPLLSFADDSTVMLKLLSSLSPAPAGWSPSTHFCKWTNVNCDTTSTFVTAINLDSASVSGTLPLELNNLNMLKSLALQKNSLSGPLPSFENMTSLEQIYLDFNGFTSTPKNFLLGLTNLQLFSISENSNLGLWEIPSYLSESSNLVSFFASNASIAGVIPDIFGSFPNLQNVRLSYNNLTGSLPGSFAGSEIQNLWLNNQQQGLSGTINVLSNMSQLSQVWLHSNSFSSGIPDLSNCVNLFDLQLRDNRFTGIVPVSLMNLPNLLNVTLQNNKLQGPYPQFSDKVHFDVGTTNSFCLDKPGPCDPQVTILLDVAAALGYPTALAQSWRGNNACQNWRFINCDSQGKNVTVVNMAKQGFSGSISPAFANFTSLRNLILSDNNLTGTIPSMLVTLSQLQSFDVSSNNLSGPIPLFPPGVRFSGSGNPFLGKNVTGEGGEPGTDSGLVSRDGSKSGSPKKSVSIGMIAGVIVAVVVFIGVLLFVSYKCYMKKRQNRFGTVESAEQGSEMWKNNVLNGVNGHASVPSELHSQSSDDHSEIPVSEGGNAAISIQVLRQVTNNFSGKNVLGSGGFGVVYKGELHDGTRIAVKRMECGAMGMKGTNEFLAEIAVLTKVRHRHLVTLLGSCVNKNEKLLVYEYMPQGTLAQHLFGWQELGYQPLTWKQRITIALDVARGVEYLHSLAQQSFIHRDLKPSNILLSDDMRAKVADFGLVKNAPDGKYSVETRLAGTFGYLAPEYAATGRVTTKVDVYAYGVVLMEIITGRKALDETMPDEKSHLVAWFRRVLINKENIRKSIDPLLDPNDETYESICKVAELAGHCTARESFQRPDMGHAVNVLGPLVEQWKPSKPVEQEDEEEQRGIDLHLSLPQALQRWQSDEGTSRMFDDLSYSSQTQSSIPSKPAGFADSFGSVDCR, encoded by the exons ATGGCCGTCCACCACCACCTGCTTCTCCTCCTGCTCCCTCTACTTTCTTTTGCCGATGACTCTACGGTCATGTTAAAGCTCCTTTCCTCCCTCTCCCCTGCCCCTGCCGGCTGGTCACCCTCCACCCACTTCTGCAAATGGACGAACGTCAACTGTGACACGACCTCCACCTTCGTCACCGCCATCAACCTCGACTCTGCCTCCGTCTCCGGAACACTACCGCTGGAACTCAACAATCTAAACATGCTCAAGTCCCTCGCCCTCCAGAAAAACTCTTTGTCGGGACCTCTCccttcttttgagaacatgaCTTCACTCGAACAGATATATCTAGACTTCAATGGCTTCACTTCAACTCCCAAGAACTTCCTTTTAGGCCTCACGAACCTTCAGCTATTTTCCATAAGTGAAAATTCCAATCTGGGTTTGTGGGAAATCCCTTCGTATCTGTCTGAAAGTTCAaatcttgtttctttttttgCTAGTAATGCTAGCATCGCAGGTGTGATTCCGGATATTTTTGGGTCTTTTCCAAATTTGCAGAACGTGAGATTGTCTTACAATAACTTGACTGGATCTTTGCCCGGGTCTTTTGCCGGGTCAGAAATTCAGAATCTTTGGCTCAATAATCAGCAACAGGGCCTATCTGGTACCATTAATGTATTGTCCAACATGAGTCAGTTGTCTCAGGTTTGGTTACATTCAAATTCATTTTCCAGCGGGATCCCAGATTTATCAAACTGTGTGAATTTGTTTGATCTGCAGTTGAGGGATAATAGATTTACTGGGATTGTGCCGGTTTCTTTGATGAATCTTCCAAATCTTCTTAACGTAACATTACAGAATAATAAGTTACAGGGACCTTACCCTCAGTTTTCTGACAAAGTTCATTTCGACGTTGGGACAACTAACAGCTTTTGTTTGGACAAACCCGGGCCCTGTGATCCGCAGGTGACTATACTTCTTGACGTTGCCGCTGCACTAGGGTATCCCACGGCGTTGGCTCAATCTTGGCGGGGGAATAATGCTTGTCAAAACTGGAGATTTATTAACTGTGACTCGCAAGGGAAGAATGTTACAGTGGTGAACATGGCGAAGCAGGGGTTTTCGGGTTCTATTTCTCCTGCATTTGCGAATTTCACTTCGTTGAGGAATTTGATATTGAGTGATAATAATCTTACTGGTACAATTCCTAGCATGTTGGTTACCCTGTCTCAGCTTCAAAGTTTTGATGTGTCGAGTAATAATTTATCTGGACCAATTCCTTTATTTCCTCCTGGTGTGAGGTTTAGTGGAAGTGGTAATCCGTTTCTTGGCAAGAATGTGACTGGTGAAGGTGGGGAGCCGGGGACTGATTCAGGACTTGTTTCTCGTGATGGAAGCAAGTCTGGTTCACCAAAAAAATCGGTTTCAATCGGTATGATTGCTGGGGTTATAGTAGCTGTTGTGGTATTCATTGGAGTTCTATTGTTTGTGTCCTACAAATGCTATATGAAAAAACGGCAGAATCGATTTGGCACGGTTGAGAGTGCAGAGCAAGGCAGTGAAATGTGGAAAAATAATGTGCTGAATGGAGTTAACGGACATGCTAGTGTTCCAAGTGAATTACATAGCCAAAGCAGTGACGACCATAGTGAAATCCCCGTTTCCGAAGGTGGAAATGCTGCAATCTCGATACAAGTTCTTAGGCAAGTGACTAATAATTTTAGTGGAAAAAATGTATTAGGTAGTGGTGGATTTGGGGTTGTATACAAAGGCGAATTGCATGATGGGACTAGGATTGCTGTTAAGAGAATGGAGTGTGGAGCAATGGGAATGAAAGGGACGAATGAATTCTTGGCTGAAATCGCTGTCCTGACCAAAGTTAGGCATAGACATCTTGTTACTCTTTTAGGATCTTGTGTTAACAAAAACGAAAAGCTTTTGGTGTACGAGTATATGCCACAAGGAACCTTAGCCCAGCATTTATTCGGATGGCAAGAATTGGGGTATCAGCCTCTGACATGGAAGCAAAGGATTACGATTGCGTTGGATGTAGCTAGGGGAGTCGAGTATCTTCATAGCTTGGCCCAACAAAGTTTCATCCACAGAGATTTGAAGCCGTCCAATATTCTCCTTTCAGATGATATGAGAGCAAAGGTTGCAGATTTTGGATTGGTGAAAAATGCCCCCGATGGGAAGTATTCCGTGGAGACGCGTTTGGCTGGGACATTTGGCTATCTTGCACCTGAATATGCCG CTACCGGAAGAGTGACTACAAAAGTAGACGTGTACGCATATGGAGTTGTTTTAATGGAGATAATCACCGGCAGAAAGGCCCTCGATGAAACAATGCCCGACGAGAAGTCCCATCTGGTAGCATGGTTCCGAAGGGTCCTAATCAACAAAGAGAACATCCGAAAATCCATCGACCCCCTTCTTGATCCCAATGATGAAACTTATGAGAGCATTTGCAAAGTGGCTGAATTGGCTGGTCACTGCACAGCCCGTGAATCATTTCAGAGGCCTGATATGGGCCATGCTGTGAATGTCTTGGGACCCCTCGTGGAGCAGTGGAAACCATCTAAGCCCGTAGaacaagaagatgaagaagaacaaCGTGGTATTGATCTCCATTTGAGCCTGCCTCAAGCGCTGCAAAGATGGCAATCTGATGAAGGTACTTCAAGAATGTTCGATGACTTATCTTACAGCAGTCAGACTCAGTCGAGTATTCCGTCGAAACCAGCTGGATTTGCAGACTCTTTCGGTTCTGTGGACTGTAGGTGA
- the LOC140978484 gene encoding selenium-binding protein 1-like → MATDMVVLQHAEVGNGCCKRGPGYASPLEAMSGPREALIYVTCIYTGTGRNKPDYLATVDVDPSSPTYSKVIHRLPMPYIGDELHHSGWNSCSSCHGDPSAARRFLVLPSLVSGRIYAIDTLKDPRAPSLHKFVEPKDIIQKTGLAFPHTAHCLASGEIMVSCLGDKDGNAEGNGFLLLDSDFNVKGRWEKPGHSPLFGYDFWYQPRHKTMISTSWGAPTAFTKGFDVQHVSDGLYGRHLHVYSWPEGELKQTVDLGNSGLLPLEIRFLHDPSKDTGFVGCALTSNMVRFFKNSDGSWSHELSASVKSLKVENWILPEMPGLITDFLISLDDRFLYLANWLHGDIRQYNIEDPANPQLTGQVWVGGLIRKGSNVAAVAEDGTTYQIAVPEIQGHQLRGGPQMIQLSLDGKRLYVTNSLFSTWDRQFYPDLIVKGSHMLQIDVNSGKGGLTINPNFIVDFGSEPDGPSLAHEMRYPGGDCTSDIWI, encoded by the exons ATGGCAACTGATATGGTGGTGTTGCAACATGCCGAGGTGGGTAATGGGTGCTGCAAGAGAGGACCGGGTTATGCCTCTCCTCTTGAAGCCATGTCTGGGCCAAGGGAAGCTCTGATTTATGTTACTTGTATTTACACAG GGACAGGAAGGAATAAGCCAGACTACCTTGCTACGGTGGACGTAGATCCAAGCTCCCCAACTTATTCGAAAGTGATACATAGGTTGCCTATGCCTTACATTGGCGATGAACTGCATCATTCTGGATGGAATTCCTGCAGCTCTTGCCATGGCGATCCATCAGCTGCGCGGCGGTTTCTTGTCCTACCTTCACTTGT ATCTGGCCGTATTTATGCAATCGATACCCTGAAGGATCCAAGGGCTCCAAGTTTACATAAATTTGTTGAACCCAAAGATATAATACAGAAAACTGGATTAGCATTCCCCCACACAGCTCACTGTCTTGCTTCAGGTGAGATCATGGTGTCGTGTCTTGGAGATAAAGATGGAAATGCAGAAGGAAATGGATTTCTTCTGCTCGACTCGGATTTCAACGTCAAAGGAAG GTGGGAGAAGCCAGGTCACAGCCCCCTTTTCGGCTATGATTTCTGGTACCAACCTCGGCATAAGACCATGATCAGCACTTCATGGGGAGCCCCTACTGCCTTCACCAAAGGTTTTGACGTTCAGCACGTGTCGGATGGTCTTTATGGAAGACATTTGCACGTATATAGTTGGCCTGAGGGTGAGTTGAAACAGACTGTAGACCTTGGAAATTCCGGTCTCTTGCCTTTGGAG ATAAGGTTCTTGCACGATCCGTCTAAAGATACTGGATTCGTGGGATGTGCTTTAACAAGCAACATGGTAAGATTTTTCAAGAATTCGGATGGATCATGGAGCCACGAG TTATCAGCATCAGTTAAGTCACTGAAGGTGGAGAACTGGATTCTACCTGAAATGCCTGGACTTATCACCGATTTTCTGATTTCTCTCGACGATCGTTTCCTATACTTGGCTAATTGGCTTCACGGTGATATTCGACAATATAATATTGAAGATCCCGCGAATCCTCAATTGACCGGCCAAGTATGGGTCGGAGGTTTGATTCGAAAAGGAAGTAATGTGGCTGCTGTGGCAGAAGATGGCACTACATACCAGATCGCTGTACCTGAAATTCAG GGACATCAACTAAGAGGAGGACCTCAAATGATACAGCTGAGTTTAGACGGGAAACGTCTCTACGTTACAAATTCGCTCTTCAGCACATGGGACCGACAATTCTACCCTGATCTGATCGTGAAAGGTTCCCATATGCTACAAATTGATGTAAACTCTGGGAAAGGTGGGCTTACCATCAACCCAAATTTCATCGTGGATTTCGGATCCGAACCTGACGGCCCTTCTTTGGCACACGAAATGAGATATCCAGGGGGAGACTGCACTTCTGATATATGGATCTAA
- the LOC140978485 gene encoding heat stress transcription factor A-5, translated as MDVGGGGGGGGGPAPFLIKTYEMVDDSSTDAIVSWSASRKSFVVWNPPEFARVLLPSYFKHNNFSSFIRQLNTYGFRKIDPERWEFANEDFVKDQKHNLKNIHRRKPIHSHSQPQGSVDPERAAFEEEIDRLSREKAVLKGNILAYEEQQSAATVPLENLTKRIVDMEQRQERLLSFLDKAVQNPEFVELLAQKLESMDFSAYNKKRRLPEVDHSQSVQENILVDNQSSSRPEFGNKCPQDFCDKLRLELSPTVSDINLLSRSTQSSDDDGISPLGRMNGWPRDEHTRTLGFSCPSETLELSDTGASFTLKMDSSLPCLVGPESPKLHSSQNNLASNKDDDCHISCLLNLSLTSSPLEPNRSQNLASMPHSSQETNTEPRPNTDENDISHGLPTKGTSFDNANVPSSSQDIHSKKQEPAAAQIRVNDVFWEQFLTEKPGCSDTEEASSGYRPNAYVEQEEKNSTKGVTRNTKGMEHLTL; from the exons ATGGATGTCGGCGGCggcggaggtggtggtggtgggccGGCGCCTTTCCTTATAAAGACGTATGAGATGGTGGACGATTCATCGACTGACGCGATCGTATCATGGAGCGCTAGCCGAAAAAGCTTCGTGGTCTGGAACCCACCGGAATTCGCCCGGGTCCTTCTCCCCTCCTACTTTAAGCACAATAATTTCTCCAGCTTCATCCGACAGCTCAACACCTAT GGATTTCGGAAAATTGATCCCGAAAGATGGGAATTTGCAAATGAAGACTTTGTGAAAGATCAAAAACATAATCTTAAGAATATTCATCGTAGAAAGCCTATTCATAGCCACAGTCAGCCTCAAGGTTCGGTTGATCCAGAAAGAGCTGCTTTTGAGGAGGAAATTGATAGGTTGTCCCGAGAGAAAGCCGTTCTTAAAGGAAATATATTGGCATATGAAGAGCAGCAGTCTGCTGCAACAGTACCGTTGGAAAATTTAACCAAGCGAATAGTTGACatggagcagaggcaggagagatTATTAAGCTTCCTCGACAAGGCAGTTCAAAATCCCGAGTTTGTTGAACTTCTAGCTCAAAAGCTCGAATCAATGGATTTTTCAGCATACAATAAGAAAAGGCGACTCCCTGAAGTCGATCACTCTCAATCGgttcaagaaaacattttggTTGACAATCAAAGCAGCTCTAGGCCTGAGTTTGGGAACAAATGCCCTCAAGATTTTTGTGATAAGCTGCGGCTGGAGCTATCACCGACTGTATCAGACATCAACTTGCTTTCGCGTAGCACACAAAGCTCCGATGATGATGGAATAAGTCCTCTAGGAAGGATGAACGGATGGCCAAGAGATGAACATACAAGGACCCTTGGTTTTTCATGCCCCTCCGAGACATTAGAGCTGTCAGACACCGGGGCATCTTTTACCTTAAAGATGGATTCATCTTTGCCTTGCCTAGTGGGACCCGAAAGCCCAAAACTTCACTCCTCGCAGAACAATTTAGCTTCGAACAAGGATGACGATTGTCATATTTCCTGCCTTTTAAATCTCTCCCTTACCTCTTCTCCTTTAGAACCAAACAGAAGTCAAAACTTGGCGTCAATGCCACACTCAAGTCAAGAAACCAATACAGAACCAAGGCCTAACACTGACGAGAACGATATCTCTCATGGGTTGCCAACAAAGGGGACTTCTTTTGATAATGCTAACGTCCCTTCTTCGTCTCAAGATATTCATAGTAAAAAGCAAGAGCCTGCAGCGGCTCAGATCCGTGTGAATGATGTGTTTTGGGAACAATTTTTAACGGAAAAACCTGGCTGCTCGGATACTGAAGAGGCTAGCTCTGGTTATAGGCCAAATGCTTACGTTGAACAAGAAGAGAAAAATTCGACAAAGGGAGTGACTAGAAACACAAAAGGTATGGAACATCTTACTCTTTAA
- the LOC140978486 gene encoding protein RALF-like 24, protein MPHSQLPRTFCYILLSVLLLPCFFHNHVGICEGVSVSDLNSAKLSDSSEMAKRVCAEKIGEMAGLEEEMDSESNRRALLMQRRYISYDTLMRDLVPCNKPGASYYNCRDPGMANFYNRGCEVITRCARGG, encoded by the coding sequence ATGCCCCACTCTCAGCTGCCGCGAACCTTTTGCTACATCCTTCTCTCCGTACTACTGTTGCCATGTTTCTTTCACAACCATGTGGGAATCTGTGAAGGGGTCTCGGTTTCGGATCTGAATTCAGCCAAATTAAGCGATTCGAGTGAAATGGCGAAAAGGGTCTGTGCAGAAAAGATAGGCGAAATGGCAGGATTGGAGGAGGAGATGGATTCGGAGAGCAATCGGAGGGCTCTGTTGATGCAGAGAAGATACATAAGTTACGATACTTTGATGAGAGATTTGGTGCCTTGCAACAAGCCCGGAGCTTCTTATTATAATTGTAGGGATCCGGGTATGGCTAATTTTTATAACAGAGGCTGCGAGGTGATCACGAGGTGTGCAAGGGGAGGTTAG
- the LOC140978487 gene encoding adenosylhomocysteinase-like: MALLVDKTTSGREYKVKDMSQADFGRLEIDLAEVEMPGLMASRAEFGPSQPFKGAKITGSLHMTIQTAVLIETLTALGAEVRWCSCNIFSTQDHAAAAIARDSAAVFAWKGETLQEYWWCTERALDWGPDGGPDLIVDDGGDTTLLIHEGVKAEAEYEKTGKVPDPNSTDNAEFQIVLTLIRDGLKSDSKKYTKMLDRLVGVSEETTTGVKRLYQMQASGTLLFPAINVNDSVTKSKFDNLYGCRHSLPDGLMRATDVMIAGKVGVVCGYGDVGKGCAMALKQAGARVIVTEIDPICALQALMEGFQVLTLEDVVSEADIFVTTTGNKDIVMVSHMRKMKNNAIVCNIGHFDNEIDMHGLETFPGVQRIVIKPQTDRWVFPDTKSGVIVLAEGRLMNLGCATGHPSFVMSCSFTNQVIAQLELWKEKGTGKYEKKVYVLPKHLDEKVASLHLGKLGAKLTKLSQDQANYISIPVEGPYKPLHYRY; encoded by the exons ATGGCTCTTTTGGTGGACAAGACTACCTCCGGCCGGGAGTACAAGGTCAAGGACATGTCCCAGGCCGATTTCGGCCGCCTCGAGATCGATCTCGCCGAGGTCGAGATGCCGGGCCTCATGGCTTCCCGGGCTGAATTCGGGCCATCCCAGCCCTTCAAAGGCGCTAAGATCACGGGTAGCCTTCACATGACTATCCAGACCGCTGTTCTGATCGAAACCTTGACCGCATTAGGAGCCGAGGTGAGATGGTGCTCATGCAACATCTTCTCCACGCAAGATCACGCCGCTGCCGCCATTGCGCGCGACAGCGCCGCCGTCTTTGCGTGGAAGGGAGAGACCTTGCAGGAGTACTGGTGGTGCACCGAACGGGCTCTTGACTGGGGTCCCGATGGTGGCCCCGATTTGATTGTTGATGATGGTGGTGATACGACTCTGTTGATCCACGAAGGTGTGAAGGCTGAGGCCGAGTACGAGAAAACAGGTAAGGTTCCGGATCCGAATTCGACGGATAATGCCGAGTTTCAGATTGTTCTCACTTTGATTCGAGATGGGCTGAAGTCTGATTCCAAGAAGTACACGAAGATGCTAGATAGATTGGTTGGTGTGTCCGAGGAGACAACCACCGGTGTTAAGAGGTTGTATCAGATGCAGGCCAGCGGCACTCTTCTTTTCCCTGCTATTAATGTAAACGATTCTGTCACCAAGAGCAAG TTTGACAACTTATACGGATGCCGCCACTCCCTTCCCGATGGACTGATGAGGGCCACCGATGTGATGATAGCTGGAAAGGTCGGTGTCGTGTGTGGCTATGGAGATGTCGGCAAGGGCTGTGCCATGGCCTTAAAACAAGCCGGAGCGCGAGTAATTGTGACTGAGATTGATCCAATCTGTGCCCTTCAAGCTCTCATGGAAGGCTTCCAAGTCCTGACCCTTGAAGATGTCGTTTCTGAAGCTGACATCTTTGTCACCACCACGGGTAACAAGGATATCGTAATGGTTTCCCacatgagaaaaatgaaaaataatgccATCGTGTGCAATATTGGTCACTTTGACAATGAAATCGACATGCATGGACTCGAGACTTTCCCTGGTGTGCAGAGGATCGTCATAAAACCTCAAACCGACCGTTGGGTTTTCCCCGACACGAAGTCTGGGGTCATTGTTTTAGCTGAGGGTCGTTTGATGAACCTGGGCTGTGCTACAGGGCACCCTAGTTTCGTGATGTCGTGCTCTTTTACAAACCAAGTTATAGCTCAACTCGAGTTGTGGAAGGAGAAGGGGACTGGCAAATACGAGAAGAAAGTCTATGTCTTGCCTAAGCATCTCGATGAGAAAGTTGCGTCTCTCCATCTTGGAAAGCTCGGTGCCAAGCTCACAAAGCTTAGCCAAGACCAGGCTAATTATATTAGCATTCCAGTGGAGGGACCTTACAAGCCTCTTCATTACAGATATTAA
- the LOC140978488 gene encoding serine hydroxymethyltransferase 4, with amino-acid sequence MDPVSEWGNSSLSAVDPEIHDLIEKEKRRQCSGIELIASENFTSFAVIEALGSALTNKYSEGMPGNRYYGGNEYIDEIENLTRSRALQAYRLDPTKWGVNVQPYSGSPANFAAYTAVLNPHDRIMGLDLPSGGHLTHGYYTSGGKKISATSIYFESLPYKVDPKTGYIDYDRLDEKAMDFRPKLIICGGSAYPRDWDYKKLKEIADKCGALLLCDMAHISGLVAAQEAADPFEYCDLVTTTTHKSLRGPRAGMIFYRKGPKPAKKGQPEGAVYDFEDKINFAVFPSLQGGPHNHQIGALAVALKQAMTPGFKAYAKQVRANAVALGNYLMSKDYKLVTGGTENHLVLWDLRPLGLTGNKVEKLCDLCSITVNKNAVFGDSSALAPGGVRIGTPAMTSRGLIEKDFEQIGEFLHRAVSLTLKIQKEHGKLLKDFNKGLVNNKDIDELKADVEKFSTSFDMPGFKMSEMKYQG; translated from the exons ATGGATCCAGTCTCCGAATGGGGCAACAGCTCGCTGTCCGCCGTGGACCCAGAAATCCATGACCTCATTGAGAAGGAAAAGCGCCGTCAATGCAGTGGAATCGAGCTAATCGCTTCAGAGAACTTCACCTCTTTCGCTGTAATCGAGGCCCTCGGCAGCGCCCTCACTAATAAATACTCCGAAGGCATGCCTGGAAATCGTTACTACGGTGGGAATGAGTACATAGACGAGATCGAGAACCTCACGCGCTCACGAGCCCTCCAGGCCTACCGCCTCGACCCCACCAAATGGGGAGTCAATGTTCAGCCCTACAGCGGCTCCCCCGCCAATTTCGCTGCTTACACCGCCGTTTTGAACCCACATGATAGGATCATGGGGCTTGATTTGCCTTCAGGTGGGCATCTCACGCATGGGTATTACACTTCTGGGGGAAAGAAGATTAGCGCGACTTCGATTTATTTCGAGAGTTTGCCGTATAAGGTGGATCCCAAAACTGGGTATATTGACTACGATCGCTTGGATGAGAAGGCCATGGATTTTAGGCCGAAATTGATCATCTGTGGAGGGAGCGCTTATCCTAGAGATTGGGATTACAAGAAGTTGAAGGAGATTGCGGATAAGTGCGGTGCTCTATTGCTTTGTGATATGGCGCATATTAGTGGACTTGTTGCTGCTCAG GAAGCAGCAGATCCCTTCGAGTACTGCGACTTGGTTACAACCACAACTCATAAGAGTCTGAGGGGCCCGAGGGCAGGGATGATCTTCTACAGGAAAGGTCCAAAGCCAGCCAAGAAAGGCCAACCGGAGGGTGCCGTTTACGACTTTGAGGACAAGATTAACTTTGCTGTGTTCCCCTCTCTTCAGGGTGGTCCACACAATCACCAGATTGGTGCTCTTGCTGTGGCCCTGAAACAGGCAATGACCCCTGGATTCAAGGCCTATGCTAAACAAGTCAGGGCCAACGCTGTTGCTCTTGGCAATTACCTGATGAGCAAAGATTACAAGCTCGTCACTGGTGGAACTGAGAACCACTTGGTTTTGTGGGACCTTCGACCTCTTGGATTGACCG GAAATAAGGTTGAAAAACTCTGTGATCTCTGCAGTATTACTGTTAACAAGAATGCTGTGTTTGGGGACAGCAGTGCCTTGGCCCCTGGAGGGGTTCGCATTG GAACTCCAGCCATGACATCGAGAGGATTAATCGAGAAAGACTTTGAACAGATAGGTGAATTCCTTCACAGGGCAGTCTCTCTTACCTTGAAGATCCAGAAGGAACATGGTAAATTATTGAAGGACTTCAACAAGGGTCTTGTGAATAACAAAGACATTGATGAGCTGAAGGCAGATGTTGAAAAATTTTCCACTTCATTCGACATGCCAGGCTTCAAGATGTCTGAGATGAAGTACCAAGGCTAA